In Pseudoalteromonas carrageenovora IAM 12662, the following proteins share a genomic window:
- a CDS encoding cold shock domain-containing protein: MNKGLLKAWNDEKGFGFIKSDTLAHDTFIHISALKHMSRKPKVGDTIYFEVATQPDGKSKAVNCRIEGVAALKVTPKKSNHHRVAKSNFTDSFLGKVASISIIAVLGFIALNKYNHYQSSEQFNNQTPVITNADLATFDEQYPKIVIPKNTHNFTCDGRQHCSQMTSRAEAVFFINNCPNTKMDGDRDGDPCERDTRFQNEW, encoded by the coding sequence ATGAACAAAGGATTGTTAAAAGCGTGGAATGACGAAAAGGGCTTTGGTTTTATTAAATCAGACACCCTAGCGCACGACACCTTTATACACATTTCAGCGCTCAAACACATGAGTCGCAAGCCTAAAGTGGGCGACACCATTTATTTTGAAGTCGCTACACAGCCCGATGGTAAATCAAAAGCCGTTAACTGCCGAATTGAAGGCGTAGCTGCACTTAAAGTAACACCTAAAAAATCAAACCATCATCGTGTTGCTAAATCTAATTTTACCGACAGCTTTTTAGGCAAAGTTGCCTCAATTAGCATTATCGCCGTACTTGGCTTTATCGCGTTAAATAAATACAACCATTATCAAAGTAGCGAGCAATTTAATAACCAAACCCCCGTTATTACCAACGCCGATTTAGCTACGTTTGATGAGCAATACCCAAAAATCGTTATACCAAAAAACACACATAATTTTACCTGCGATGGCAGGCAGCACTGTAGCCAAATGACTTCACGTGCAGAGGCGGTATTTTTCATAAATAACTGCCCGAATACAAAAATGGATGGCGATAGAGATGGTGATCCCTGTGAGAGGGATACAAGGTTTCAAAATGAGTGGTAA
- a CDS encoding trimeric intracellular cation channel family protein has protein sequence MLLTVVYIIGITAEAMTGALSAGRMKMDWFGVVLVASATAIGGGSVRDILLGNYPLTWVQHPEYLLITCIAGIVTTWLAKWVVKFKGIFMRLDALGLAAFSIIGCQVGLNMGLHYGICVVAAVVTGVFGGLLRDLICRQAPLVLHNELYASVSLLVACLFLALHHYNIDDNISIIVSLVAGYLIRMASIRFKWRLPTFSLLEQHAK, from the coding sequence ATGCTACTAACCGTTGTTTATATTATTGGTATTACCGCAGAAGCCATGACCGGCGCACTTAGCGCTGGGCGAATGAAAATGGATTGGTTTGGCGTTGTATTGGTTGCTAGTGCAACAGCAATTGGTGGTGGCAGCGTGCGAGATATTTTACTTGGCAATTACCCACTTACCTGGGTACAACACCCAGAGTATTTATTAATTACTTGCATAGCAGGCATTGTCACAACCTGGCTTGCTAAATGGGTAGTTAAATTTAAGGGCATATTTATGCGCTTAGATGCGCTAGGGCTTGCGGCGTTTAGTATTATTGGCTGCCAAGTGGGGCTAAATATGGGCCTGCATTATGGTATTTGCGTAGTGGCTGCGGTTGTAACCGGTGTATTTGGTGGCTTACTGCGAGATTTAATATGTCGTCAAGCGCCGCTTGTATTACATAACGAGCTATACGCGAGTGTATCGTTACTTGTTGCCTGCTTATTCTTGGCACTGCACCATTACAATATAGATGACAACATCAGCATTATTGTAAGCCTTGTTGCAGGCTACTTAATACGTATGGCGTCAATACGCTTTAAATGGCGCCTACCTACCTTTAGTTTATTAGAGCAGCACGCTAAATAA
- a CDS encoding DUF421 domain-containing protein — protein MFFDDVQGLIRVLIIGVLGYIALVFWLRVSGKRTLSKWNVFDFIVTIALGSILASVIITKSVALLEGMLAFIVLIGLQYFITWLSVRSSKFASLIKAEPTLLLSNGEYCTAALKSQRVTKSEIRAAIRGAGILAIEDVAAVVLETDGSFSVLKQNNSGLKTALSDVSEQ, from the coding sequence ATGTTTTTTGATGATGTGCAGGGCTTAATACGCGTACTTATTATTGGTGTACTGGGTTATATCGCACTGGTGTTTTGGCTACGCGTATCGGGTAAGCGTACGCTTTCTAAATGGAACGTGTTCGACTTTATAGTCACCATTGCGCTGGGCTCTATTTTAGCCTCGGTTATCATTACAAAAAGTGTGGCGCTGCTTGAGGGCATGCTCGCGTTTATTGTGTTAATAGGGCTGCAATATTTTATTACTTGGCTAAGTGTGCGCTCATCTAAATTTGCTTCGCTTATAAAAGCAGAGCCTACGCTATTGCTGAGTAATGGTGAATACTGCACGGCGGCACTTAAATCGCAGCGGGTAACTAAATCAGAAATTCGCGCTGCCATTCGTGGTGCGGGTATATTAGCCATAGAAGATGTAGCCGCAGTAGTACTAGAAACCGATGGCAGTTTTAGCGTACTTAAGCAAAATAACAGTGGATTAAAAACCGCGTTAAGTGATGTAAGCGAGCAATAA
- a CDS encoding DUF302 domain-containing protein gives MKALNSIFGLAILFVISNANAADGVISVKSPLSAKATMDKFEQLAKSKDLTIFARIDHAAGAKKVNKELNPTEVLIFGNPKGGTPLMQCAQTIGIDLPLKALVWKDAQSQVWLSYNDPVYIATRHNAANCPAAKKISKVLHTLVTTTVTQ, from the coding sequence ATGAAAGCACTAAACAGTATTTTTGGACTCGCAATACTCTTTGTTATTTCAAATGCCAATGCTGCTGATGGAGTAATATCTGTAAAAAGCCCGTTAAGCGCTAAAGCCACAATGGATAAGTTTGAACAGCTAGCCAAAAGCAAAGACCTTACTATATTTGCACGCATCGACCATGCTGCAGGCGCTAAAAAAGTAAATAAAGAGCTTAACCCAACAGAAGTACTTATTTTTGGAAACCCAAAAGGCGGAACACCTTTAATGCAGTGCGCTCAAACAATAGGTATCGATTTACCGCTAAAAGCACTTGTATGGAAAGACGCACAATCGCAGGTGTGGTTAAGTTACAACGATCCTGTTTATATAGCTACGCGCCATAATGCAGCAAATTGCCCAGCTGCTAAAAAAATAAGCAAAGTATTACACACACTCGTAACAACTACTGTTACGCAATAA
- a CDS encoding response regulator transcription factor has product MHIGIIEDHQLVRDSFKKLLELQADWEVIIEACNVDQAILAVALEQPDVFIVDISLNESQNGLTFLTYLNENFPEIKTIVASMHDYEPYVSNALRLGALGYVSKRSASEELIDSVKSVALGKRYISEDVNFALNTQSSALTILTNRELEALPLLAKGLNAKQIAQQLEIMPKTAHVHKANIYSKLNVTTSFELLKIAIDAGVIKLDELT; this is encoded by the coding sequence ATGCACATTGGAATAATTGAAGATCATCAATTAGTACGCGACAGTTTTAAAAAACTATTAGAACTACAAGCCGACTGGGAAGTAATAATAGAAGCCTGCAATGTTGACCAAGCAATACTTGCCGTTGCACTTGAGCAACCCGATGTATTTATTGTAGATATATCACTTAATGAATCTCAAAATGGCCTTACTTTTTTAACCTACCTTAACGAAAATTTCCCTGAAATAAAAACAATTGTTGCCTCCATGCACGATTACGAACCTTATGTGAGTAATGCTCTACGGCTAGGCGCTCTTGGTTATGTGTCTAAACGCTCTGCGTCGGAAGAGCTAATTGATTCAGTTAAATCGGTTGCATTGGGTAAACGCTATATAAGTGAAGACGTAAATTTTGCATTAAACACACAAAGCTCAGCTTTAACTATTTTAACTAACCGAGAACTGGAAGCTTTGCCACTATTAGCAAAAGGGTTAAATGCTAAGCAAATAGCGCAACAATTAGAAATTATGCCTAAAACAGCGCACGTGCATAAGGCAAATATTTACAGCAAGCTTAATGTAACCACTTCGTTTGAGCTGTTAAAAATAGCCATTGATGCGGGAGTAATAAAGCTAGATGAACTTACCTAG
- a CDS encoding MASE1 domain-containing protein, with product MNLPSVTPAFTFSAIAGIKEITKHLLLGGIYFVACIAAFWVGANLETVPESSAIFIPAGIKIAFYLLSPTRYWVTLWLSSRALAAHFGYLGSGVWEFNLLHGFWQELCFYALVYVFKHSRWPPSINNSLGILSLILLCVASTSIKWFLFSSAFEFTNIQVAKELLQYQLNMCLGDITGSLLIAPFIMLVYSLKLPLRRPALLKVTNLALTLAIVIFVLIFAYLLRPDTYPLLRLASLLPIIWFSYRFGILGAITSATLINALIIVEASITHEPSNTYISQLFILANAITSMVLGAAITELKRKNVELKKINRALTKQLDQNSRLAAKMVTVQENERKHLSQELHDELGQNLTALKTDLAILSRISNEKTQTFVTTLKNNANAMYDSVYQLMHYLRPRELDELGLKKAMIQGRLKSLLNQANISYEVSFTLQQALSKEHEIAVYRICQEAVTNCIKHSNANSLTITIKSSEHFIELEISDNGDGVKLTDNTGHYGLAFMQERSIALGGSFEVINNGGFTIKVKLPIKAAD from the coding sequence ATGAACTTACCTAGTGTAACCCCCGCTTTTACCTTTTCTGCTATCGCAGGTATCAAAGAAATTACAAAGCACCTTTTACTAGGTGGAATATATTTTGTTGCCTGTATTGCTGCTTTTTGGGTTGGGGCTAATTTAGAAACCGTTCCTGAAAGTAGTGCTATATTTATTCCCGCAGGGATAAAAATAGCTTTTTATTTGCTTTCGCCAACACGCTATTGGGTTACTTTATGGTTATCGTCTCGTGCTTTGGCAGCGCACTTTGGGTATTTAGGTTCTGGTGTTTGGGAGTTTAATTTACTGCATGGCTTTTGGCAGGAGCTTTGTTTTTATGCGCTTGTGTATGTGTTTAAACACAGTCGTTGGCCGCCAAGCATTAATAATAGCTTAGGTATACTTTCGTTAATTTTGTTATGTGTAGCAAGCACTTCAATAAAGTGGTTTTTGTTTTCAAGTGCATTCGAATTTACAAACATTCAGGTTGCTAAAGAGCTATTGCAGTATCAGTTAAATATGTGCCTGGGCGATATAACTGGCTCGTTGCTTATTGCGCCGTTTATTATGCTGGTTTACTCTTTAAAGCTTCCGTTAAGGCGCCCTGCATTACTTAAAGTGACTAATTTAGCTTTAACATTAGCTATAGTTATATTTGTACTTATATTTGCATACTTACTTCGCCCCGATACCTACCCGTTACTTCGCCTTGCATCTTTATTACCTATTATTTGGTTTTCGTATCGGTTTGGTATTTTAGGCGCAATTACTAGCGCAACACTTATTAACGCTTTAATAATAGTTGAAGCAAGTATTACTCACGAACCTAGTAATACTTATATAAGCCAGCTATTTATTTTAGCCAATGCCATTACCAGTATGGTGTTAGGCGCGGCTATTACTGAGCTTAAACGTAAAAATGTAGAGTTAAAAAAAATTAACCGCGCACTCACTAAGCAGCTTGATCAAAACTCACGCCTTGCAGCTAAAATGGTTACCGTACAAGAAAACGAACGTAAACACCTTTCACAAGAGTTACACGATGAACTTGGCCAAAACTTAACAGCTTTAAAAACAGATTTAGCTATTTTGTCTCGTATTAGTAATGAAAAAACACAAACCTTTGTTACAACATTAAAAAATAATGCAAATGCCATGTATGACTCTGTTTATCAGTTAATGCATTATCTTCGCCCACGAGAGCTTGACGAGTTAGGGCTTAAAAAAGCAATGATTCAGGGACGCTTAAAAAGCTTACTTAATCAGGCTAATATAAGTTACGAAGTAAGTTTTACACTACAACAAGCGCTTTCTAAAGAGCATGAAATTGCTGTTTATAGAATTTGCCAAGAGGCAGTAACCAATTGCATTAAACATAGTAATGCTAACTCACTCACTATAACTATTAAATCGAGCGAGCATTTTATTGAGTTAGAAATTAGTGATAACGGCGATGGTGTAAAGTTAACCGATAACACCGGACACTATGGCTTAGCTTTTATGCAAGAGCGCTCTATTGCGTTAGGGGGTAGTTTTGAAGTTATTAATAATGGCGGTTTTACTATTAAAGTAAAACTGCCAATAAAAGCAGCTGACTAA
- the gloA gene encoding lactoylglutathione lyase has protein sequence MSSYNESSEQIEQATKGYVMQQTMLRIKDPKPSLEFYQNVLGMKLLGKYDFPEMKFTLYFLGYEPEQPQGDDKTKAKWVFGRPALIELTHNWGTEDDDSFEGYHSGNQEPKGFGHIGISVPDVYAASERFAKYDVEFVKKPDDGSMKGLAFIKDPDGYWIEILSPEGITDIIFGK, from the coding sequence ATGTCTAGCTATAACGAATCTTCAGAGCAAATTGAACAAGCCACTAAAGGCTATGTTATGCAGCAAACTATGTTGCGTATTAAAGATCCCAAGCCGTCGCTCGAATTTTATCAAAATGTATTAGGTATGAAGCTATTAGGGAAGTATGACTTTCCTGAAATGAAGTTTACGTTGTACTTTTTAGGCTACGAGCCAGAGCAGCCGCAAGGTGATGATAAAACAAAAGCTAAATGGGTATTTGGTCGCCCTGCGCTAATTGAGCTTACCCATAACTGGGGCACAGAAGACGACGATAGCTTTGAGGGTTACCACAGCGGTAACCAAGAGCCTAAAGGCTTTGGCCACATTGGTATTAGCGTACCGGATGTTTACGCAGCGAGTGAGCGCTTTGCAAAGTACGATGTTGAGTTTGTTAAAAAGCCAGATGATGGCTCAATGAAGGGCTTAGCATTTATAAAAGACCCAGACGGCTACTGGATTGAAATACTCTCACCAGAAGGAATTACTGATATTATTTTTGGTAAATAA
- the htpX gene encoding protease HtpX yields the protein MKRIFLFLLTNLAVMLVLGVVLSIIMSVLGLSHRSLGGILLIASVFGFGGSFISLFMSKWIAKKSTGAQVITQPRNETEHWLVQTVSAQAQKAGIKMPEVAIYDSPEMNAFATGPSKNNSLVAVSSGLLHNMSQDQAEAVLAHEVSHVANGDMVTLTLIQGVVNTFVIFAAKVLAGIVDNFLNGDEEEGGGSWSYFLFDMLFQVLFGVLASIVVASYSRKREFAADSGAAKLVGADKMRSALERLKQNHPSQLQGSMMAFGIASGKGMAELFSSHPPLDARIDALRK from the coding sequence ATGAAACGTATATTTTTGTTTTTATTAACTAACCTAGCGGTTATGTTGGTATTAGGTGTAGTGCTTTCAATAATAATGAGTGTGCTGGGCTTAAGCCATCGTAGCCTTGGCGGAATATTACTTATAGCCTCTGTATTTGGCTTTGGTGGCTCGTTTATTTCGTTATTTATGTCTAAGTGGATTGCTAAAAAATCAACGGGCGCACAGGTAATTACTCAACCACGCAACGAAACCGAGCACTGGCTTGTACAAACAGTATCTGCACAAGCTCAAAAAGCAGGTATAAAAATGCCAGAAGTGGCAATTTACGACAGCCCAGAAATGAACGCCTTTGCAACCGGCCCAAGTAAAAACAACTCGCTGGTGGCGGTAAGCTCAGGCTTATTACATAACATGAGCCAAGACCAAGCGGAAGCGGTACTTGCCCACGAAGTATCGCACGTAGCTAACGGCGACATGGTAACGCTTACGCTAATACAAGGCGTGGTAAATACCTTTGTAATATTTGCTGCAAAAGTACTAGCAGGCATAGTAGATAACTTTTTAAATGGCGATGAAGAAGAGGGCGGCGGTAGCTGGTCTTACTTTTTATTCGACATGCTATTCCAAGTATTATTTGGTGTACTTGCAAGCATAGTGGTTGCTAGTTACAGCCGTAAGCGTGAATTTGCAGCCGACAGCGGCGCAGCTAAATTAGTAGGTGCAGACAAAATGCGCTCAGCACTTGAGCGATTAAAGCAAAATCATCCGTCGCAACTACAAGGCTCAATGATGGCCTTTGGTATTGCAAGTGGTAAAGGTATGGCTGAGCTGTTTTCATCTCACCCGCCGCTTGATGCGCGAATAGACGCACTACGTAAGTAA
- a CDS encoding FAD-dependent oxidoreductase — protein MTHPFIENYAQNTHVKAEPDVLKSALPKTRVGILGGGTAGATIAIRLAALGIHTTVFEKKKSLIDGPPMCHLHAGGNLYREIPDEDCIDLLKQCIDILRLYPYTIDVRPTVFAVPKRDDDSPDDLLPRLNKITNAYKELVEQDPNNQVLGEPANYYQLYSYEQMIALSHKDQIAEPKTLDEWMIPVAKHLNLNKIKYPLIVAQEYGWNIFRLSASAQLALAQYEHANVLTSTEVKQVSQVNSSNDKTQSPTWQIEYQNAQSNATQTTEVDYLINACGFQTGIVDDMVGIDTKRMVEFKASYITHWQGAGGQIPEIIIYGNRGTPEGMAQLTPYPDGYFQIHGMTNAITLFNDGLVETSGNSAQPQLPSKYLEYISEGWDETALKARSQKAIDFVAEFVPAFNNANTQNNALFGGQQIPGEDDTLRVADVSLYSHISYARAENVKASSTLIAADEIVAEFTKLGFVSGEPNINNHRNNHQWAYLEQNCNEDISKIAQVLAKERGFPVAMANINNGINKTT, from the coding sequence ATGACCCACCCATTTATTGAAAATTACGCTCAAAATACGCACGTAAAGGCCGAGCCAGACGTACTAAAAAGTGCTTTGCCTAAAACCCGTGTGGGTATTTTAGGCGGGGGCACAGCAGGGGCAACAATAGCAATTCGCTTAGCAGCATTAGGTATTCACACTACTGTTTTTGAGAAAAAAAAGTCATTAATAGATGGCCCACCTATGTGCCACTTGCACGCAGGGGGTAATTTATACCGAGAGATACCCGACGAAGACTGCATAGACCTTCTTAAACAATGCATTGATATTTTAAGGCTGTACCCTTACACCATAGACGTACGTCCAACCGTGTTTGCTGTACCAAAGCGCGATGACGACTCACCAGATGATTTACTACCAAGGTTAAATAAAATAACCAATGCGTATAAAGAGTTAGTTGAGCAAGACCCTAACAACCAAGTGCTTGGCGAGCCTGCTAATTACTACCAGCTTTATAGCTATGAGCAAATGATCGCCCTTTCACATAAAGATCAAATAGCAGAGCCTAAAACACTTGATGAGTGGATGATCCCCGTTGCCAAGCATCTAAATTTAAACAAAATAAAATACCCGCTTATTGTTGCTCAAGAATATGGTTGGAACATATTTAGATTGTCGGCCAGCGCACAGCTTGCACTTGCGCAGTATGAACACGCTAACGTACTTACCAGTACAGAGGTTAAACAGGTTAGCCAAGTTAATAGCAGTAATGACAAAACCCAATCACCAACCTGGCAAATTGAATACCAAAACGCACAAAGCAACGCCACACAAACAACAGAGGTTGATTACCTTATTAATGCCTGCGGGTTTCAAACCGGTATTGTTGATGACATGGTAGGCATTGATACCAAACGTATGGTCGAATTTAAAGCCTCGTATATTACTCATTGGCAGGGAGCGGGTGGGCAAATACCCGAAATTATTATTTATGGTAATCGCGGTACGCCCGAAGGTATGGCGCAGTTAACGCCTTACCCAGATGGGTATTTTCAAATACATGGTATGACCAACGCAATTACCCTATTTAACGATGGCCTTGTTGAAACAAGCGGCAATAGCGCGCAACCTCAATTACCTAGCAAATATTTAGAGTACATAAGCGAAGGTTGGGATGAAACGGCACTTAAAGCACGCAGCCAAAAAGCAATAGATTTTGTTGCTGAGTTTGTACCGGCATTTAATAATGCAAATACACAAAACAATGCGTTATTTGGTGGGCAACAAATCCCAGGAGAAGACGACACATTACGCGTTGCCGATGTTAGCTTATATTCGCATATTAGCTATGCGCGCGCCGAAAACGTAAAAGCGTCATCTACGCTTATTGCTGCCGACGAAATAGTGGCTGAATTTACAAAGTTAGGCTTTGTAAGTGGCGAGCCCAATATTAATAACCACCGTAATAACCATCAATGGGCGTATCTTGAGCAAAACTGCAATGAAGACATAAGCAAAATTGCACAAGTGCTTGCAAAAGAGCGTGGGTTCCCTGTGGCTATGGCAAATATTAATAATGGCATAAACAAAACCACCTAA
- the bioD gene encoding dethiobiotin synthase translates to MREFFITGTDTDAGKTHVTSLLLKLLAQHKKPAIGFKPLAAGSEMAFDQLVNADALMLMESATVSAKYDVINPFAFAPPIAPHIAAKQVGVTITLDKLSAAYSTLKQQGADYHLTEGAGGWALPINNTDYLYDWVKAEQLPVILVVGMKLGCLNHALLTAAHMQSLGINCVGWVANQVDPNMDEYQANLDSLKSRLPFPILAISPYSEQTPKLQIYKSLLNTLDLNS, encoded by the coding sequence ATGAGAGAATTTTTTATAACCGGTACCGACACCGACGCCGGAAAAACCCACGTTACCAGTTTACTATTAAAGCTACTTGCCCAACATAAAAAACCAGCTATTGGCTTTAAGCCGCTTGCTGCAGGCTCCGAAATGGCATTTGATCAGCTAGTAAACGCCGATGCGCTTATGCTTATGGAAAGCGCAACGGTAAGCGCCAAGTACGATGTAATAAACCCATTTGCTTTTGCACCGCCAATTGCACCGCATATAGCAGCAAAACAAGTAGGTGTAACCATCACGCTTGATAAATTAAGCGCAGCGTACTCTACACTTAAACAGCAAGGTGCTGATTATCACCTAACCGAAGGCGCTGGTGGCTGGGCATTACCTATTAATAACACCGATTATTTATACGATTGGGTTAAAGCAGAGCAACTTCCCGTAATTTTAGTAGTAGGCATGAAATTAGGCTGCTTAAACCATGCCTTACTTACAGCCGCCCATATGCAAAGTTTAGGCATTAACTGTGTAGGGTGGGTTGCAAACCAAGTAGACCCAAACATGGACGAATACCAAGCTAACCTTGATTCGCTTAAATCACGTTTGCCATTTCCTATTCTTGCAATAAGCCCTTACAGCGAGCAAACACCAAAACTACAAATATACAAAAGCTTACTCAATACTCTCGATTTAAATTCTTAA
- a CDS encoding methyltransferase domain-containing protein, with product MIAHALSNIQKQAECKTEIVELKAHQNIKPIANTAIGITKHPANKSLKKAAQTKFSKAAEQYNSHANVQKQAASDLFKLIKAKSQNKNKLCVDLGAGPLVNTHTLQNEFGQVLAIDLSLNMLKSSTLKSPRICADMDNLPLQANSVDAIFSNFAVQWSANFELLIQSLYRVLKPGGKAYISTVVAGSLNEIKTAFTALDNSSHINSFNTHTYINQSVQKAGFAINSSQKWVYTDCYRTPLKAIKSIKAIGATTQNHTNTRQGLLTKSALQKVCNAYPLINNQACVSYHVVLLSLQKSITKFK from the coding sequence ATGATTGCACACGCATTAAGTAACATACAAAAGCAAGCTGAGTGTAAAACTGAGATAGTTGAGCTTAAAGCACATCAAAACATAAAACCAATTGCAAATACGGCTATCGGTATAACTAAACATCCTGCCAATAAGTCACTAAAAAAAGCAGCGCAAACTAAGTTTTCAAAAGCGGCAGAGCAATACAATAGCCATGCTAATGTACAAAAACAGGCTGCAAGTGACTTATTTAAATTAATAAAGGCAAAATCACAAAATAAAAACAAACTGTGTGTAGATTTAGGGGCTGGCCCGCTTGTAAATACACACACGCTGCAAAATGAGTTTGGGCAGGTATTGGCCATAGATTTAAGCTTAAACATGCTAAAAAGTAGCACGTTAAAATCACCTCGTATTTGCGCCGATATGGATAACCTACCGCTACAAGCAAACAGTGTAGATGCCATATTTAGTAACTTTGCTGTGCAGTGGTCTGCTAATTTTGAATTGTTAATACAATCACTTTATCGTGTTTTAAAACCAGGCGGGAAGGCTTATATAAGCACTGTGGTTGCGGGGTCACTTAATGAAATAAAAACAGCCTTTACTGCGCTTGATAACAGCAGCCATATAAACTCATTTAATACACATACCTATATAAACCAATCAGTCCAAAAGGCCGGGTTTGCAATCAATAGCTCGCAAAAATGGGTTTATACCGATTGCTACCGAACGCCTTTAAAAGCCATAAAATCAATTAAAGCCATTGGCGCTACTACACAAAACCATACTAATACACGCCAAGGGTTATTAACTAAATCGGCTCTGCAAAAGGTGTGTAATGCGTATCCGCTTATAAACAATCAAGCGTGTGTGTCGTACCATGTGGTATTGTTATCATTACAAAAATCAATCACAAAATTTAAATAG
- a CDS encoding aminotransferase class I/II-fold pyridoxal phosphate-dependent enzyme, with translation MPFEFINTHLQARKQDALLRNRHTVQSATARTITINDVTYLNFASNDYLGFGDCALNLEQSQILGSHSSPLVTGYQAQQQQLEHYLCEQFGYGAGMLFSSGFSANSSVIKALFQDKTAAQNSAIFQDKLNHASLIDGAMHSNAALVRFNHNDLNHLRSRLEKSKAKNKLIISEGVFSMDGDTAPLKELLALAKAHNAWLMIDDAHGFGALGKTGLGSCEVLLDEGLALPEVLVITFGKAVASSGACVLASKELINYMLQFNRDYTYSTAMSPLMASLTLSRLKTIKTATNKREQLNSNIALFKQLAKTHSLAVMESNTAIQPIVLGCAEQTLKAAEKLKKHGVWLSAIRPPTVAHNTARLRITLTAAHTQADIITLIKHLKGAIA, from the coding sequence ATGCCATTTGAATTTATAAATACGCATCTGCAAGCGCGAAAGCAAGATGCGTTATTACGTAATCGCCATACTGTGCAAAGCGCTACAGCCCGCACCATTACAATAAATGACGTAACCTACCTCAACTTTGCGAGTAATGATTACTTAGGCTTTGGCGATTGCGCATTAAACCTTGAGCAAAGCCAAATACTGGGTAGTCACAGCTCGCCGTTAGTTACAGGGTATCAAGCGCAGCAGCAACAGCTTGAGCACTACCTTTGTGAGCAATTTGGCTATGGTGCAGGTATGTTGTTTAGCTCGGGGTTTAGTGCAAACAGCAGTGTAATTAAAGCGCTGTTTCAAGATAAAACCGCCGCGCAAAATAGTGCTATTTTTCAAGATAAGCTAAATCATGCCAGCTTAATTGACGGTGCAATGCACTCTAACGCCGCATTAGTGCGCTTTAATCATAACGATTTAAACCATTTACGTTCTCGGCTCGAAAAGTCAAAAGCGAAAAACAAGCTTATTATAAGCGAAGGGGTGTTTTCGATGGATGGCGATACCGCGCCATTAAAAGAGTTACTCGCCTTGGCTAAAGCACATAATGCATGGCTTATGATAGACGACGCACACGGCTTTGGCGCTTTGGGTAAAACGGGCTTAGGTAGCTGCGAAGTATTATTAGATGAGGGGTTAGCGCTTCCCGAAGTACTGGTTATTACTTTTGGAAAAGCCGTAGCAAGTAGCGGTGCGTGTGTATTAGCAAGTAAAGAGCTCATAAATTACATGCTGCAATTTAACCGCGATTACACGTATTCAACTGCTATGTCGCCGCTTATGGCAAGCCTTACGCTTTCTCGTTTAAAAACAATTAAAACAGCAACCAACAAACGCGAGCAACTTAATAGCAATATTGCTTTATTTAAACAGCTTGCTAAAACGCATAGCCTTGCGGTAATGGAGTCAAACACGGCAATTCAACCGATTGTACTTGGCTGCGCTGAGCAAACTCTAAAAGCCGCTGAGAAATTAAAAAAGCACGGTGTTTGGCTTTCGGCTATTCGCCCACCAACGGTTGCACATAATACCGCTCGCTTAAGAATTACGTTAACGGCTGCACATACACAAGCCGATATAATAACGCTAATTAAACATTTAAAAGGTGCAATAGCATGA